The Odocoileus virginianus isolate 20LAN1187 ecotype Illinois chromosome 3, Ovbor_1.2, whole genome shotgun sequence genome includes a window with the following:
- the FAM200C gene encoding protein FAM200C has protein sequence MSKKRKWDDDYVRYWFTCMTEIDGTQRPQCVLCNSVFSNADLRPSKLSDHFNRQHGGIGGHDLSSLKHVPAPADQSETLKTFGVASQEDALLQASYQFAYLCAKEKNPHTIAEKLVKPCALEIAQIVLGPDAQKKLQQVPLSDDVIHSRIDEMSQDILQQVLEDIKASPLKVGIQLAETADMDDCSQLMAFVRYIREREIVEEFLFCEPLQLTMKGKDVFNLFRDFFLKHKIALDVCGSVCTDGASSMLGENSEFVCCVKKEVPHIVITHCLLNPHTLVTKTLPTKLRDALFTVVRVINFIKGRAPNHRLFQAFFEEIGIEYSVLLFHTEMRWLSRGQILAHIFEMHEEINQFLHHQSSNLVDGFENKEFKVHLAYLADLFKHLNELSASMQRTGMNTVSAREKLSAFVRKFPFWLKRIEKRNFTNFPFLEEIVVSDNEALCIAAEITLHLQQLNTFFHGYFSVGDLDEARKWILDPFLFNLDFVDDGYLVKNDLAELRASGQILMEFETMKLEDFWCAQFTVFPSLAKTALEILIPFATTYLCELAFSSLLHFKTKPRSCLNMSDDIRVAISKKIPRFSDIIEQKLQLQQKSL, from the coding sequence ATGTCGAAGAAACGCAAGTGGGACGATGACTATGTTCGTTACTGGTTCACCTGTATGACAGAGATTGATGGAACTCAGCGCCCACAGTGTGTGTTGTGTAACTCGGTGTTTTCAAATGCTGACCTCCGGCCATCAAAACTGTCTGACCATTTTAACAGACAGCATGGTGGTATAGGTGGGCATGATCTCAGTAGCCTGAAACACGTGCCAGCACCAGCTGATCAGAGTGAAACCCTGAAAACATTTGGGGTTGCATCTCAGGAAGATGCCTTACTACAGGCATCATATCAGTTTGCATATTTATGTGCCAAGGAGAAGAATCCTCATACAATAGCTGAAAAATTAGTGAAACCTTGTGCACTGGAAATAGCACAAATAGTTTTGGGACCAGATGCACAAAAGAAGCTTCAGCAGGTACCCTTATCAGATGATGTAATCCATTCTAGAATTGATGAAATGAGCCAGGATATCTTACAGCAAGTTCTAGAAGATATCAAAGCCAGTCCTCTTAAAGTGGGTATTCAGCTTGCGGAGACAGCAGACATGGATGACTGCAGTCAGCTGATGGCATTTGTGCGGTacataagagagagagagattgtagAAGAATTCCTGTTCTGTGAACCACTGCAGTTAACAATGAAGGGAAAAGATGTGTTTAACCTGTTCAGAGACTTCTTTTTGAAACATAAGATAGCACTCGATGTATGCGGCTCTGTTTGTACTGACGGTGCCTCTTCTATGCTAGGAGAAAATTCAGAGTTTGTTTGCTGTGTGAAAAAAGAGGTACCTCATATCGTGATCACACATTGTTTGTTGAACCCTCATACACTTGTCACAAAGACATTGCCTACAAAACTGAGGGATGCTCTTTTTACTGTGGTGAGGGTAATAAATTTTATCAAAGGGCGAGCGCCAAACCATCGCCTGTTTCAGGctttttttgaagaaattggAATAGAGTATAGTGTTCTCCTTTTCCATACTGAAATGAGGTGGCTTTCCCGAGGCCAAATACTTGCTCATATTTTTGAAATGCATGAAGAAATAAATCAGTTTCTTCACCACCAAAGCAGCAATTTAGTTGATGGCTTTGAAAACAAAGAGTTTAAAGTTCACCTCGCATACCTTGCAGATTTATTCAAACACCTAAATGAACTTAGTGCGTCTATGCAAAGGACTGGAATGAACACAGTATCAGCTAGAGAGAAGTTGTCTGCCTTTGTCAGGAAGTTTCCATTTTGGCTAAAGCGGATCGAGAAGAGAAATTTTACCAACTTtccttttcttgaagaaattGTTGTTTCTGATAACGAAGCTCTATGCATCGCAGCTGAGATAACACTGCACCTGCAACAGCTGAACACCTTCTTCCACGGCTATTTCTCTGTTGGGGATCTTGATGAGGCACGTAAATGGATACTCGATCCATTTCTTTTTAACCTGGACTTTGTCGACGACGGTTATTTAGTGAAAAACGATCTTGCTGAATTACGAGCTAGTGGCCAAATCCTAATGGAATTTGAGACAATGAAGCTTGAGGATTTCTGGTGTGCTCAATTCACAGTGTTTCCCAGCCTGGCAAAGACAGCACTAGAAATCCTTATACCATTTGCAACTACATACCTTTGTGAGTTGGCATTTTCAtcacttttgcattttaaaacaaagccCAGAAGCTGCTTGAACATGAGTGACGATATCCGTGTGgctatttcaaaaaaaattccTCGTTTCTCAGATATCATTGAACAAAAACTTCAGCTACAGCAGAAGTCActgtaa
- the SLU7 gene encoding pre-mRNA-splicing factor SLU7 → MSAAAVDAANAAPLSGSKEMSLEEPKKMTREDWRKKKELEEQRKLGNAPAEVDEEGKDINPHIPQYISSVPWYIDPSKRPTLKHQRPQPEKQKQYSSSGEWYKRGVKENSITTKYRKGACENCGAMTHKKKDCFERPRRVGAKFTGTNIAPDEHVQPQLMFDYDGKRDRWNGYNPEEHMKIVEEYAKVDLAKRTLKAQKLQEELASGKLVEQANSPKHQWGEEEPNSQTEKDHNSEDEDEDKYADDIDMPGQNFDSKRRITVRNLRIREDIAKYLRNLDPNSAYYDPKTRAMRENPYANAGKNPDEVSYAGDNFVRYTGDTISMAQTQLFAWEAYDKGSEVHLQADPTKLELLYKSFKVKKEDFKEQQKESILEKYGGQEHLDAPPAELLLAQTEDYVEYSRHGTVIKGQERAVACSKYEEDVKINNHTHIWGSYWKEGRWGYKCCHSFFKYSYCTGEAGKEIVNSEECIINDATGEESVKKPQTLMEMHQEKLKEEKKKKKKKKRKHRKSSSESDEEEKKHEKLKKALNAEEARLLHVKEIMQIDERKRPYNSIYETREPTEEEMEAYRMKRQRPDDPMASFLGQ, encoded by the exons ATGTCAGCTGCAGCTGTGGATGCAGCTAATGCAGCCCCCTTGTCGGGGTCCAAAGAAATGAGTTTGGAGGAACCAAAGAAGATGACTAGAGAGGactggagaaagaagaaggagCTTGAAGAACAGCGAAAATTGGGTAATGCCCCTGCAGAAGTTGATGAAGAAGGAAA agaCATCAATCCTCATATTCCTCAGTATATTTCTTCAGTGCCATGGTATATTGATCCATCAAAAAGGCCTACTTTAAAGCACCAGAGACCACAgccagagaaacaaaagcagtACAGCTCATCAGGAGAATGGTACAAGAGGGGTGTAAAAGAG AATTCCATAACTACTAAATACCGAAAAGGAGCGTGTGAAAACTGTGGAGCCATgacacacaaaaagaaagactGTTTTGAG AGACCTAGGCGAGTTGGAGCAAAATTTACAGGGACTAATATAGCCCCAGATGAACATGTCCAGCCTCAGCTGATGTTTGACTACGATGGGAAGAGGGATCGGTGGAATGGCTACAATCCAGAAGAACACATGAAAATTGTAGAAGAGTATGCCAAAGTTGACCTG gCAAAACGAACACTGAAAGCTCAAAAACTCCAAGAAGAATTAGCCTCAGGAAAATTAGTGGAACAGGCT AATTCTCCAAAACATCAGTGGGGAGAAGAGGAACCGAATTCTCAGACG gAAAAAGATCATAACAGTGAAGATGAGGATGAAgataaatatgcagatgatattgaCATGCCTGGACAGAATTTTGACTCTAAGAGACGAATTACTGTCCGGAATCTCAGGATTCGAGAAGATATTGCAAAA tatttGCGGAATTTAGATCCAAATTCTGCTTACTATGATCCCAAAACTAGAGCGATGAGAGAGAATCCCTACGCGAATGCTGGAAAGAATCCAGATGA aGTCAGCTACGCGGGGGATAACTTCGTTAGATACACAGGTGATACCATATCAATGGCCCAGACACAAT TGTTTGCTTGGGAAGCCTATGACAAAGGGTCTGAAGTGCATCTACAAGCCGATCCTACAAAACTAGAGTTATTGTATAAGTCCTTCAAAGTCAAGAAAGAAGACTTCAAAGAACAGCAGAAAGAAAGCATCCTGGAAAAG TACGGTGGTCAAGAACACTTGGATGCTCCTCCAGCTGAATTGCTTTTAGCTCAGACTGAAGACTATGTGGAGTACTCCAGACATGGGACAGTCATCAAAGGACAGGAGCGGGCTGTCGCCTGCTCCAAGTATGAAGAAGATGTGAAGATCAacaatcataca caTATCTGGGGATCTTACTGGAAAGAAGGCCGATGGGGATACAAATGCTGTCACTCTTTTTTCAAGTATTCCTATTGTACTGGAGAAGCTGGGAAGGAGATTGTT AATTCAGAGGAGTGTATTATAAATGATGCAACTGGAGAAGAATCTGTGAAAAAACCTCAAACCCTCATGGAG ATGCATCAGGAGAAactaaaagaggagaaaaagaagaagaagaagaagaagaggaagcatCGGAAGAGCAGTTCAGAGAGTgatgaggaggaaaagaaacacgAGAAGTTGAAAAAG GCACTGAATGCAGAGGAGGCCCGTCTTCTTCACGTCAAGGAGATCATGCAGATCGATGAGAGGAAGCGACCTTACAACAGCATATATGAAACTCGGGAACCCActgaagaggaaatggaggcctACAGAATGAAACGTCAGAGGCCAGATGACCCCATGGCCTCCTTCCTCGGACAGTAG
- the PTTG1 gene encoding securin isoform X2 — protein sequence MATLIYVDKENGEPGIHVAPKEGLKLGSVPFKALDGRSQVSTPRVGKIFDAPPALPKTARKALGTVNRATEKSVKTNGPLKQKQTTFSTKKITEKTVKAKSSVPASDDTYPEIEKFFPFDPLDFESFDLPEEHQIAHLPLTGVPLTILDEERELEQLLYVGPPSPLKMPPPLWESNLLQSPSSILSTLDVELPPVCCDLDI from the exons ATGGCTACTCTGATCTATGTTGATAAGGAAAATGGAGAACCAGGCATCCATGTGGCTCCTAAGGAAGGGCTGAAGCTGGGGTCTGTACCTT TCAAAGCTTTAGATGGGAGATCTCAGGTTTCAACACCACGTGTTGGCAAAATATTTGATGCTCCACCAGCTTTACCAAAAACTGCCAGAAAGGCTTTGGGAACTGTCAACAGAGCTACAGAAAAATCAGTTAAGACAAATGGACCgctcaaacagaaacagacaactTTCTCGACCAAAAAG ATTACTGAGAAGACTGTTAAGGCAAAAAGTTCAGTTCCTGCCTCAGATGACACCTatccagaaatagaaaaattctttCCATTCGATCCATTAG ATTTTGAGAGTTTTGACCTGCCTGAGGAGCACCAGATCGCACACCTCCCCTTGACTGGAGTGCCTCTCACGATCCTTGATGAGGAGAGGGAGCTTGAGCAGCTGTTATATGTGGGCCCCCCTTCGCCTCTGAAGATGCCTCCTCCGCTGTGGGAGTCTA ATCTGTTGCAGTCTCCCTCAAGCATTCTGTCCACTCTGGATGTTGAATTGCCACCTGTTTGCTGTGACTtagatatttaa
- the PTTG1 gene encoding securin isoform X1, giving the protein MATLIYVDKENGEPGIHVAPKEGLKLGSVPSVKALDGRSQVSTPRVGKIFDAPPALPKTARKALGTVNRATEKSVKTNGPLKQKQTTFSTKKITEKTVKAKSSVPASDDTYPEIEKFFPFDPLDFESFDLPEEHQIAHLPLTGVPLTILDEERELEQLLYVGPPSPLKMPPPLWESNLLQSPSSILSTLDVELPPVCCDLDI; this is encoded by the exons ATGGCTACTCTGATCTATGTTGATAAGGAAAATGGAGAACCAGGCATCCATGTGGCTCCTAAGGAAGGGCTGAAGCTGGGGTCTGTACCTT CAGTCAAAGCTTTAGATGGGAGATCTCAGGTTTCAACACCACGTGTTGGCAAAATATTTGATGCTCCACCAGCTTTACCAAAAACTGCCAGAAAGGCTTTGGGAACTGTCAACAGAGCTACAGAAAAATCAGTTAAGACAAATGGACCgctcaaacagaaacagacaactTTCTCGACCAAAAAG ATTACTGAGAAGACTGTTAAGGCAAAAAGTTCAGTTCCTGCCTCAGATGACACCTatccagaaatagaaaaattctttCCATTCGATCCATTAG ATTTTGAGAGTTTTGACCTGCCTGAGGAGCACCAGATCGCACACCTCCCCTTGACTGGAGTGCCTCTCACGATCCTTGATGAGGAGAGGGAGCTTGAGCAGCTGTTATATGTGGGCCCCCCTTCGCCTCTGAAGATGCCTCCTCCGCTGTGGGAGTCTA ATCTGTTGCAGTCTCCCTCAAGCATTCTGTCCACTCTGGATGTTGAATTGCCACCTGTTTGCTGTGACTtagatatttaa